One region of Chitinispirillum alkaliphilum genomic DNA includes:
- a CDS encoding phosphotransferase system mannitol/fructose-specifc IIA component, translating to MKLQDLLPKNAILTDIKKTDKNEVLRDMTHFMASLYNLNHDPEILTQKILEREAEISTGIGYGIAIPHVRLAGIDRCYMAAARSKTGIDFNAIDDQPVHMLFMLFSPVNTSTEHTQILSSLSRIMTWEEIREKLLQVDEAQEFLDVLTEGENKYIG from the coding sequence TTGAAATTACAGGATCTGTTACCTAAGAATGCAATACTCACTGATATCAAAAAAACAGATAAAAATGAGGTTCTTAGGGATATGACCCATTTCATGGCTTCTCTGTATAACCTAAACCATGATCCGGAAATTCTTACTCAAAAAATTTTAGAGCGGGAAGCAGAAATCTCCACTGGGATAGGTTATGGTATAGCTATCCCCCACGTTAGATTAGCAGGAATAGACCGCTGCTATATGGCTGCCGCCAGATCAAAGACTGGGATAGATTTCAACGCGATCGATGATCAACCGGTACATATGCTTTTTATGTTGTTCTCCCCTGTAAACACATCAACAGAACACACTCAAATTCTCTCTTCACTGTCGAGGATTATGACCTGGGAAGAGATCAGGGAAAAACTTCTGCAGGTAGATGAGGCTCAGGAGTTTCTGGATGTGTTGACCGAAGGGGAAAATAAATATATCGGTTAG
- a CDS encoding phosphotransferase system mannitol/fructose-specifc IIA component, which yields MSYIELFSKKRVAILNTNSKDQVFKHLIRLITDEFPHTNYTEIMTLVQERESLISTRVSDSIALPHARIPGFPGTVAAVALSKKGILYDSLDDTKIKLCILIVGDGNNHLEALSWTAKRLSDPDRFNSILNASTPQKIVSILKGDGAGRKRKSAATTEPVSSSILKKAYELAQDVGVSAVVYHSVSEITALSFKPKRKVPIYMVCLDRSSLPEEITGVKEIIEIPFKNINRSNQVELVLIYLISQGIFKRNQKVLSILGSPDENLLDTIILTNLKDYRFFFTIGKKPRPIDLQQQVFARMLQITSELAAEGREGKPVGTLFVLGNSEKVLKSCQQMVVNPFGGYKEENRNVLDPGLKATIKEFSKIDGAFVIRGDGVIVTSGAFIKAESDSEFVPKGLGARHTAAANISSCTSALSIALSESTRRISVFKDGKQIMHF from the coding sequence ATGTCATATATAGAACTTTTTAGTAAAAAACGGGTTGCGATACTGAATACAAATTCAAAGGATCAGGTGTTCAAGCATTTGATACGTCTTATCACGGATGAATTTCCTCATACAAATTATACCGAAATTATGACATTGGTGCAGGAACGTGAAAGCCTTATCTCAACCAGAGTATCTGATTCAATAGCTCTGCCCCATGCCAGAATACCTGGTTTTCCGGGAACAGTTGCAGCGGTGGCTTTAAGTAAAAAAGGGATATTATACGACTCGCTGGATGATACGAAAATAAAGCTCTGTATATTGATAGTTGGTGACGGGAATAATCATCTGGAAGCGTTGTCGTGGACTGCAAAGAGACTGAGTGATCCGGATCGGTTCAACAGCATTCTTAATGCTTCAACTCCACAAAAGATAGTATCTATTCTCAAAGGAGATGGGGCTGGCCGAAAAAGAAAGTCAGCAGCGACAACAGAGCCGGTGTCATCAAGCATATTAAAAAAAGCATACGAATTAGCACAGGATGTAGGTGTTTCTGCAGTAGTGTATCATTCTGTATCGGAGATAACAGCACTTTCCTTTAAACCGAAGAGAAAAGTGCCAATATACATGGTGTGCCTTGATCGCTCTTCATTACCTGAAGAAATCACGGGTGTAAAGGAAATAATTGAAATTCCTTTCAAAAACATTAACAGATCAAATCAGGTGGAGCTTGTTTTAATATATCTCATTTCTCAGGGGATATTTAAGAGAAATCAGAAGGTACTTAGTATTCTGGGCAGCCCGGATGAGAATCTGTTGGATACCATAATACTGACCAATTTAAAGGATTACAGGTTCTTTTTCACCATAGGAAAAAAGCCCAGACCGATAGATTTGCAGCAGCAGGTTTTTGCACGAATGCTCCAGATCACAAGTGAACTTGCAGCAGAGGGTCGGGAAGGGAAACCTGTAGGCACGCTTTTTGTATTGGGAAATTCTGAAAAAGTACTGAAATCCTGTCAACAGATGGTGGTGAATCCTTTCGGGGGGTATAAAGAAGAGAACCGTAATGTGCTTGATCCCGGCTTGAAAGCTACGATAAAGGAATTTTCCAAAATTGACGGAGCTTTTGTGATCAGGGGTGATGGTGTGATAGTTACCTCCGGAGCATTTATAAAGGCAGAAAGTGATTCTGAATTTGTCCCCAAGGGATTAGGTGCCCGCCATACTGCAGCAGCAAATATCAGTTCATGTACAAGTGCATTGAGCATAGCACTCTCTGAATCAACCCGGAGAATCAGTGTGTTTAAGGATGGTAAGCAGATAATGCATTTTTGA